In one window of Tachypleus tridentatus isolate NWPU-2018 chromosome 2, ASM421037v1, whole genome shotgun sequence DNA:
- the LOC143236995 gene encoding uncharacterized protein LOC143236995, with product MVKDVGECGLKCALLSPDRCLAFDIKTISTISAKSVQCRLTSENLSPENLVYMSGHSFYQVVNAAQNIIATNIQTTHSSEIQFTTQLPPDGQSQITSQIHSTTELQIDKGSTTEIPTDVELQTDMGSTSGVPTDTELQTDEGSTTETPTDVELQTDIGSTSGVPTDTELQTDEGSTTETPTDVELQTDIGSTSGVPTDTEFQQILNTELQTDEGSTTETPTNAEVQIDQGSTSGVPTDTELQTDEGSTTETPTDVELQTDIGSTSGVPTDTELQTDEGSTTETPTNAEVQIDQGSTSGVPTDTELQTHEGSTTETPTNAEVQIDQGSTTGVPTDTELQTEKQDTDSTLKGVTVDHETHVSTENLTNKISQSGVTASRPSTGLNVPAISQQSPTNAEITTTRIASSTTQVAIITETHTFELANTTQPLNTLVDQITMTESIDAAAKVGMYFEDGTLETGFLLFYGFELYIYRNFFDPSATVFSKRHFNETFTGADPKGGTKVQAAMVYGSGNSRIALLYNNGEYDFFDTRKGILTFEVIGDETLNSPCQLDSTILAIVDEDDDKNQCIYVTTGGIRHNVKWYHATLEKLRQTVNYINDKHPISAAMAIRHTRDVEPYTIVLFSGQRCTMLKWSSLLNYWRVIK from the exons ATGGTGAAAGATGTGGGTGAGTGTGGTCTCAAATGTGCACTACTTAGTCCTGATCGTTGTCTGGCCTTTgacataaaaacaatttcaacGATCTCTGCAAAATCTGTCCAGTGCAGGTTAACTTCGGAAAACCTCTCGCCAGAAAACCTTGTATATATGTCTGGACACAGTTTCTATCAG GTTGTCAATGCTGCTCAGAATATCATTGCAACGAATATCCAAACAACTCATTCATCAGAAATCCAATTTACCACTCAGTTACCACCAGATGGCCAAAGTCAAATCACCTCTCAGATACATTCAACAACCGAGTTACAGATTGACAAAGGATCTACAACTGAAATTCCAACAGATGTTGAGTTACAGACTGACATGGGATCAACATCTGGTGTTCCAACAGATACTGAGTTACAGACTGACGAAGGATCTACAACTGAAACTCCAACAGATGTTGAGTTACAGACTGACATAGGATCAACATCTGGTGTTCCAACAGATACTGAGTTACAGACTGACGAAGGATCTACAACTGAAACTCCAACAGATGTTGAGTTACAGACTGACATAGGATCAACATCTGGTGTTCCAACAGATACTGAGTTCCAACAGATACTGA ATACTGAGTTACAGACTGACGAAGGATCTACAACTGAAACTCCAACAAATGCTGAAGTGCAGATTGACCAAGGATCAACATCTGGTGTTCCAACAGATACTGAGTTACAGACTGACGAAGGATCTACAACTGAAACTCCAACAGATGTTGAGTTACAGACTGACATAGGATCAACATCTGGTGTTCCAACAGATACTGAGTTACAGACTGACGAAGGATCTACAACTGAAACTCCAACAAATGCTGAAGTGCAGATTGACCAAGGATCAACATCTGGTGTTCCAACAGATACTGAGTTACAGACTCACGAAGGATCTACAACTGAAACTCCAACAAATGCTGAAGTGCAGATTGACCAAGGATCAACGACTGGTGTTCCAACAGATACTGAGTTACAGACTGAAAAACAAGACACGGATTCAACATTAAAAGGAGTTACTGTCGATCACGAAACTCATGTATCAACTGAAAATCTAACCAATAAAATTAGTCAATCAGGTGTTACAGCCTCACGTCCCTCGACTGGTTTAAACGTCCCTGCCATTTCTCAACAATCTCCTACAAACGCTGAGATAACCACCACTAGAATAGCATCTAGTACAACTCAGGTAGCCATTATTACCGAAACTCATACTTTTGAGTTAGCTAATACCACTCAACCATTGAATACGTTGGTGGACCAAATTACAATGACAGAGTCAATTGATGCTGCTGCAAAAGTAGGAATGTATTTTGAAGACGGCACTCTTGAAACAGGGTTTCTTCTGTTTTATGGTTTTGAATTGTATATCTACAGAAATTTCTTCGATCCCTCTGCAACCGTATTTTCAAAACGCCATTTCAATGAAACATTCACCGGTGCAGATCCTAAAGGAGGGACGAAGGTACAAGCAGCTATGGTTTATGGAAGTGGAAACAGTAGAATCGCCTTGTTGTATAACA ATGGTGAATATGACTTCTTTGACACCAGGAAAGGGATTTTGACGTTTGAAGTAATTGGAGACGAAACCTTAAATTCACCATGCCAGTTGGATTCAACTATACTTGCTATTGTGGACGAAGATGATGACAAAAACCAATGTATATACGTCACTACTGGAGGAATTAGGCACAATGTGAAATGGTACCATGCGACTCTTGAAAAGTTACGTCAGACAGTAAACTACATCAATGATAAACATCCGATTTCTGCAGCCATGGCTATCAGACATACCAGGGACGTAGAACCATACACCATCGTTCTGTTTTCAGGACAAAGGTGCACTATGTTGAAATGGAGTAGCTTATTGAACTACTGGAGAGTCATAAAATAA